A genomic stretch from Polyangium spumosum includes:
- a CDS encoding EGF domain-containing protein, producing the protein MRGGIRSMGRAVLIGAVALIAGGCSDDASTTATGVGGQGGNAGQGGAGGQGGEAGQGGQGGDAGQGGGGPVCGDGGLDSGEACDDGNTTDGDGCSAACAVEAGFECDKAPSVCVATCGDGMLVGAEACDDANTEDGDGCSGACAIESGWSCSGEPSVCASGCGDGLIVGAEACDDGNLASADGCSSACELEPGWDCAGSPTVCTDLDECTLNTDNCGANAACSNLPGSFSCACDAGYAGDGLTCMDVDECALSTDNCDPNAACSNLPGSFSCTCNMGYAGDGVLCMDVDECSLNTDNCDANAACTNLPGSFSCACNMGYAGDGVLCTDVDECTLNTDNCDVNAACTNLPGSFSCTCDMGYTGNGVTCTDVNECSLGTDDCDPNAACANLPGSFSCACNAGFSGNGKTCTPVCGDGLVVAGEACDDGGTVSGDGCSSTCQVETGYTCGGAPSVCAPTCGDGLLLPGEKCDDGDAAGGDGCSALCVVEPYFRCKGAPSTCARIKIAYAPSNNDSATYRAAIAAITGGTVTYLDPRSSSPSLATLNTYDCVHTWVNEAYAGPNTFGNNLGNFVDAGGNVVLGVFSTYTNGASLGGKIMTVGYSPVVSPTGDNHYTEASYAGDGVTFLHNGVAAYGSFHRDMLILQGSGIVDGTYDDGEIAHAYRPDFKVVYSNGTGHPNMLGTGDWARLVANGCAAGFLQ; encoded by the coding sequence ATGCGTGGTGGGATTCGGTCGATGGGTCGGGCGGTGCTCATTGGGGCCGTCGCGCTCATCGCGGGAGGCTGCAGTGACGATGCGTCGACGACCGCCACGGGGGTGGGAGGCCAGGGCGGAAACGCGGGCCAGGGTGGGGCGGGCGGTCAGGGCGGCGAAGCGGGCCAGGGCGGCCAGGGCGGGGACGCGGGCCAAGGAGGCGGCGGCCCCGTCTGCGGCGACGGCGGGCTCGACAGCGGCGAGGCGTGTGACGACGGCAATACGACCGACGGGGACGGCTGCTCGGCTGCGTGCGCCGTCGAAGCCGGATTCGAATGCGACAAGGCCCCGAGCGTCTGCGTGGCGACGTGCGGGGACGGCATGCTCGTCGGCGCCGAGGCGTGTGACGACGCGAATACCGAGGACGGCGACGGCTGCTCGGGGGCGTGCGCCATCGAATCGGGCTGGAGCTGCTCCGGCGAGCCGAGTGTTTGCGCGTCCGGCTGCGGCGACGGTCTGATCGTCGGGGCGGAGGCGTGTGACGACGGCAATCTCGCGAGCGCCGACGGCTGCTCGTCCGCCTGCGAGCTCGAGCCCGGCTGGGATTGCGCGGGCAGCCCGACCGTGTGCACGGACCTCGACGAGTGCACGCTGAACACGGACAACTGCGGCGCGAATGCGGCGTGTTCGAACCTGCCCGGCTCGTTCTCGTGCGCGTGCGACGCGGGATACGCGGGCGACGGCCTCACGTGCATGGACGTGGACGAGTGCGCGCTCTCCACGGACAACTGCGATCCGAACGCGGCGTGTTCGAACCTGCCCGGCTCGTTCTCGTGCACGTGCAACATGGGATACGCCGGTGACGGCGTCCTGTGCATGGACGTGGACGAGTGCTCGCTGAACACGGACAACTGCGACGCGAACGCGGCCTGCACGAACCTGCCGGGCTCGTTCTCGTGCGCGTGCAACATGGGATATGCCGGCGACGGCGTCCTCTGCACGGACGTGGACGAGTGCACATTGAACACGGACAACTGTGACGTGAACGCGGCGTGCACGAACCTGCCCGGCTCGTTCTCGTGTACGTGCGACATGGGATACACCGGCAATGGTGTCACCTGCACGGACGTGAACGAATGTTCTCTGGGCACGGACGACTGTGATCCGAACGCGGCGTGCGCGAACCTGCCCGGCTCGTTCTCCTGCGCCTGCAACGCGGGTTTTTCCGGCAATGGCAAGACCTGCACGCCCGTCTGCGGCGACGGCCTCGTGGTCGCGGGCGAGGCGTGTGACGATGGGGGCACGGTGTCCGGCGACGGATGCTCGTCGACCTGCCAGGTGGAGACCGGCTACACCTGCGGCGGCGCGCCGAGCGTGTGTGCGCCGACCTGCGGCGATGGGCTCCTCCTGCCCGGCGAGAAATGCGACGACGGGGACGCCGCGGGCGGCGACGGTTGCAGCGCGCTCTGCGTGGTCGAGCCGTATTTCCGGTGCAAGGGCGCCCCGAGCACCTGCGCCCGCATCAAGATCGCGTACGCCCCCTCGAACAACGACTCCGCAACGTATCGCGCCGCCATCGCGGCGATCACCGGCGGGACGGTGACGTACCTCGATCCTCGCTCGTCCTCGCCCTCCCTCGCGACGCTGAACACGTACGATTGCGTGCACACCTGGGTCAACGAGGCGTACGCCGGGCCGAATACATTTGGCAACAACCTCGGTAACTTCGTGGACGCGGGTGGCAACGTCGTCCTCGGCGTCTTCTCGACGTACACGAACGGCGCCTCGCTGGGCGGCAAGATCATGACCGTCGGTTATTCGCCCGTGGTTTCGCCGACCGGGGACAACCATTACACGGAGGCGAGCTACGCGGGGGATGGCGTGACGTTCCTCCACAACGGCGTCGCGGCGTATGGCTCGTTCCACCGCGACATGCTCATCCTCCAGGGCTCCGGTATCGTCGACGGCACGTATGACGACGGCGAGATCGCGCATGCGTACCGCCCCGATTTCAAGGTCGTCTACTCGAACGGCACGGGCCACCCGAACATGCTGGGCACGGGCGACTGGGCCCGGCTCGTGGCGAACGGCTGCGCGGCCGGCTTCCTCCAGTAA
- a CDS encoding DUF378 domain-containing protein has protein sequence MVDTRTDGMSGLAWVALILTIVGALNWALVGLFEWNLVAALFGTMSTLTRIVYVLVGLAGLYLIFLSTRLVQRPRTRV, from the coding sequence ATGGTAGATACACGCACGGATGGGATGTCGGGACTGGCGTGGGTGGCGTTGATCCTCACGATCGTAGGCGCCCTCAACTGGGCGCTCGTGGGGCTCTTCGAGTGGAACCTCGTGGCCGCCCTTTTCGGCACGATGTCGACGCTCACGCGCATCGTGTACGTGCTCGTGGGCCTGGCGGGTCTGTATTTGATTTTCCTCTCGACCCGCCTGGTGCAGCGGCCAAGGACAAGAGTCTGA
- a CDS encoding alpha/beta fold hydrolase, with protein MAIARLSGVDIHYDTFGESGPAVLLVMGLGSRGDNWTPISRALAGRGFRVIQFDNRDVGRSSRFPGGSYEIADMAADAVGLLDHLGAREARLVGISMGGMIAQELAASFPERFSRLVLLATWPGGDLARKPESPILAELAALARGEEEDRAAAEARLGAFYRAITGPAFVQKNPELLDMAVAFALEGAPEVEGLMRQIRAISRFAIGDRLGEIRAPTLVLHGDADPLIPYENGEIIARRIPGARLCTLRGVGHLVPLEAPLATFGALLDFLS; from the coding sequence ATGGCCATCGCGCGGCTCTCCGGCGTCGACATCCATTACGACACCTTCGGCGAGTCCGGGCCGGCGGTGCTGCTCGTCATGGGCCTCGGCTCGAGGGGCGACAACTGGACCCCCATTTCGCGGGCCCTCGCCGGCCGGGGCTTCCGCGTGATCCAGTTCGATAACCGCGACGTCGGGCGCTCCTCGCGCTTCCCGGGAGGGAGCTACGAGATCGCGGACATGGCCGCGGACGCCGTCGGGCTGCTCGATCACCTCGGCGCCCGCGAGGCGCGGCTCGTCGGCATTTCGATGGGCGGCATGATCGCCCAGGAGCTCGCCGCCTCGTTCCCGGAGAGGTTCTCGCGCCTCGTGCTGCTCGCCACGTGGCCGGGCGGCGACCTCGCCAGGAAGCCCGAGAGCCCGATCCTCGCCGAGCTCGCGGCGCTCGCGCGCGGGGAGGAGGAAGATCGCGCGGCGGCCGAGGCGCGCCTCGGCGCATTTTATCGAGCGATCACGGGCCCTGCGTTCGTCCAGAAGAACCCGGAGCTCCTCGACATGGCCGTCGCCTTCGCGCTCGAGGGCGCCCCCGAGGTCGAGGGGCTCATGCGCCAGATCCGGGCGATCAGCAGGTTTGCCATCGGCGATCGGCTCGGCGAGATCCGCGCGCCGACGCTCGTCCTGCACGGCGACGCCGATCCGCTCATTCCGTACGAAAATGGCGAGATCATCGCGCGGCGGATCCCGGGGGCGCGGCTCTGCACGCTCCGCGGCGTGGGGCACCTCGTCCCGCTGGAGGCGCCGCTCGCGACCTTCGGGGCGCTGCTCGATTTTCTGTCCTGA
- a CDS encoding DUF350 domain-containing protein, with the protein MLDISQLLKASLATLIFVGIGLVVFAVAFLIITKVTPFSIRKEIEEDQNTALAIVIGSVILGLSWIIAAAIHG; encoded by the coding sequence ATGCTCGACATCTCGCAGCTACTCAAGGCCTCGCTCGCCACCCTCATCTTCGTCGGGATCGGACTCGTCGTCTTCGCCGTCGCGTTCCTCATCATCACGAAGGTGACGCCGTTCTCGATCCGCAAGGAGATCGAGGAGGACCAGAACACCGCGCTGGCGATCGTGATCGGCTCGGTGATCCTCGGCCTCTCCTGGATCATCGCCGCGGCGATCCACGGCTAG
- a CDS encoding M1 family aminopeptidase — translation MVALSGCIPNAPVYRVEPTRTAAEEAPTPPPPRVNGRLPDTARPLRYALSLWVNPKEPRFTGEVRIDVELPRPTRHVVLHAADIELKRAQVVVSGERREAQLSTRPSAGRTTPDELVLGFDAPLPAGRASIEITWVAPFGEGTAGLFRVEDRGASYAFTQLEPVDARRVFPCFDEPGFKVPFDVKVTVPKGQIALSNAPESRRALSPDAAHETFIFATTEPLPTYLVALAVGPLEVREAKTIVGGQKDPIRLRLITTRGKAKLGELVLDTAARELGILAGFFGRPYPYKKLDLVAIPDLMAVAMEHPGLVTFREDLVLLDPDAASAVGKQEMASIVAHELSHQWFGNLVGPPWWDELWLNEGLATWMTAKVVDAITKDTSAAAFAVRDKHLAMKLDELPSSRAVRAPVVSAGDAEDIFDAITYEKGASLARMLEGWLGEDVMQKGLVAHTSAHAHGTASTDALLRALGEVSGKDVAAVARPFLERTGVPLVRAELTCEKDKPPRAELTLASPARGFVVPACVAYEGEGAPACGLLSDRLTLELPRRGCPAWIHPNADERGYYRFVLPRASWDALVKVAKKLSPAERVGLVANALALVRSGELGADALLDLLASLRGERHPAVLAEMTESLRWIRVVLPDSASREALGRFVSSLFLPLGKELGWATRKQDDDTTRLARVAVLEALGVLAEEPWTLRQAATRATAYLDDPRAIDADTTAVALLVAARSGGDERLRSLRDAVRLSATPEERVIAARAIGRIGDPAELGRGLDIARAGELRAHEFARAFHESARAPETLSTSLGWIRARGSELAPRFGAGLLLELSSAVGEACDVATRDDALRVFKAIFEAASVSPKKLAALEAQANQCIAVRERETPRLRKRLGIGAR, via the coding sequence GTGGTGGCCCTCTCGGGCTGCATCCCGAACGCGCCGGTCTACCGCGTCGAGCCCACGCGGACGGCCGCCGAGGAGGCGCCGACACCTCCGCCGCCACGCGTGAACGGCCGCCTGCCGGACACGGCGCGGCCGCTCCGCTATGCGCTCTCGCTCTGGGTGAACCCGAAGGAGCCACGCTTCACCGGCGAGGTGCGGATCGACGTGGAGCTGCCCCGACCGACGAGGCACGTGGTGCTGCACGCGGCCGACATCGAGCTCAAGCGGGCGCAGGTGGTGGTCTCCGGCGAGCGTCGGGAGGCGCAGCTCTCGACGCGGCCGAGCGCGGGGCGGACGACGCCGGACGAGCTCGTGCTCGGCTTCGACGCGCCGCTGCCAGCGGGGCGCGCTTCGATCGAGATCACCTGGGTCGCGCCCTTCGGCGAGGGCACGGCGGGCCTGTTCCGCGTGGAGGACCGGGGCGCGTCGTACGCCTTCACGCAGCTCGAGCCCGTCGACGCGCGGCGGGTCTTCCCGTGCTTCGACGAGCCCGGCTTCAAGGTGCCGTTCGACGTGAAGGTCACGGTGCCGAAGGGGCAGATCGCGCTCTCGAACGCGCCGGAGAGCAGGCGCGCGCTCTCGCCGGACGCCGCGCACGAGACGTTCATCTTCGCCACGACCGAGCCCTTGCCGACGTACCTCGTCGCCCTCGCGGTGGGGCCGCTCGAGGTCCGCGAGGCGAAGACGATCGTTGGTGGTCAAAAGGATCCGATCCGGCTGCGCCTGATCACGACGCGAGGCAAGGCGAAGCTCGGCGAGCTCGTGCTCGACACGGCGGCGCGCGAGCTCGGGATCCTCGCGGGCTTCTTCGGCCGGCCATACCCTTACAAAAAGCTCGATCTCGTGGCGATCCCGGACCTCATGGCCGTGGCGATGGAGCACCCGGGGCTCGTGACGTTCCGCGAGGATCTCGTGCTGCTCGACCCCGACGCGGCGTCGGCGGTAGGCAAGCAAGAGATGGCGTCCATCGTGGCGCACGAGCTCTCGCATCAGTGGTTCGGCAACCTCGTCGGGCCGCCGTGGTGGGACGAGCTCTGGCTGAACGAGGGCCTCGCGACGTGGATGACGGCGAAGGTCGTCGACGCGATCACGAAGGACACGAGCGCCGCCGCGTTCGCCGTGCGCGACAAGCACCTCGCCATGAAGCTCGACGAGCTCCCCTCCTCCCGCGCGGTGCGCGCGCCCGTGGTGAGCGCGGGAGACGCCGAGGACATCTTCGACGCGATCACCTACGAGAAGGGCGCGAGCCTCGCCCGCATGCTGGAGGGTTGGCTCGGCGAAGACGTGATGCAGAAGGGCCTCGTCGCGCACACGTCCGCGCACGCGCACGGCACGGCCTCGACGGACGCGCTGCTCAGGGCGCTCGGCGAGGTCTCGGGCAAGGACGTCGCCGCCGTGGCGCGGCCCTTCCTCGAACGAACGGGCGTGCCGCTCGTGCGCGCCGAGCTCACCTGCGAAAAGGACAAACCGCCGCGCGCCGAGCTCACGCTCGCCTCGCCGGCGCGAGGGTTCGTCGTGCCCGCGTGCGTCGCGTACGAGGGCGAAGGCGCGCCCGCGTGCGGGCTGCTCTCGGATCGGCTGACGCTCGAGCTCCCGCGGCGCGGCTGCCCGGCGTGGATCCATCCGAACGCGGACGAGCGCGGGTACTATCGTTTCGTGCTGCCGCGCGCGTCGTGGGACGCGCTCGTGAAGGTGGCGAAGAAGCTCTCTCCCGCCGAGCGCGTGGGCCTCGTGGCGAACGCGCTCGCGCTCGTGCGCAGCGGCGAGCTCGGCGCGGACGCGCTCCTCGATCTGCTCGCGTCGCTCCGGGGCGAGCGACACCCTGCCGTGCTCGCCGAGATGACGGAGAGCCTCCGGTGGATCCGCGTGGTGCTGCCGGACTCGGCGTCACGCGAGGCGCTCGGCCGCTTCGTGAGCTCGCTCTTTTTGCCGCTCGGCAAGGAGCTCGGCTGGGCGACACGCAAGCAGGACGACGACACCACGCGCCTCGCGCGCGTGGCCGTGCTCGAGGCGCTCGGCGTGCTCGCGGAGGAGCCGTGGACGCTGCGGCAAGCGGCGACACGCGCGACGGCGTACCTCGACGATCCCCGCGCGATCGACGCGGACACGACGGCGGTGGCGCTGCTCGTCGCGGCGCGGAGCGGGGGGGACGAGCGGCTCCGGTCGCTCCGGGACGCGGTGCGGCTCTCGGCGACGCCGGAGGAGCGGGTCATCGCGGCGCGGGCGATCGGGAGGATCGGCGATCCGGCGGAGCTCGGCCGTGGCCTCGACATCGCGCGGGCCGGCGAGCTGCGGGCGCACGAGTTCGCCCGCGCGTTCCACGAGTCGGCGCGCGCGCCGGAGACCTTGTCCACGTCGCTCGGGTGGATCCGCGCGCGTGGGTCGGAGCTCGCCCCGCGGTTCGGCGCGGGGCTCTTGCTCGAGCTGTCGAGCGCGGTGGGCGAGGCGTGTGACGTGGCGACGCGGGACGACGCCTTGCGCGTGTTCAAGGCGATCTTCGAGGCGGCTTCCGTGAGCCCGAAGAAGCTCGCGGCGCTCGAGGCGCAGGCGAATCAATGCATTGCGGTGCGGGAGCGCGAGACGCCGCGGCTGCGGAAGAGGCTCGGGATCGGGGCGCGGTGA
- a CDS encoding tetratricopeptide repeat protein, with protein sequence MRASKRRSLHVAPLLLVTSFAAGLLGCGSTQQKCRPALSGDLSAEAPRVDAGVKATVDVRAQEVAELRARAKVNIDAGRWREALPDLERAFELSGDVTILGDLGLALQAVGRLDEAWLALHRFRVEARAAYEPVRARIDAALGELSQQLGGLVVEGDLPGALVLVRGQVAAALPMTSPIYLAPGDVSVVVRPPGKPDLTVRARVAVGAVARASAKLDTPDVGVAAGGLTGAVGGTVGGLAGGLTGGLKKPVGGLTGAVGGITAPVVGGVTAPHAGVNAPTPTIDAPSVGLDAPNLGAPIGAVTAPVGAVGAPVVAATAPVWPIVVGVGGLAVVGGAIAASVVHSGRLDNFDANLCGTSGASAQCPTIESGIKVTTGLQVVGYILGAAALTTGIVVFAVTRSAPDLECPNVGRAPAFTLKCAPGVDGKGGGVGCVGTF encoded by the coding sequence ATGAGAGCCTCGAAGCGCCGCTCCCTCCACGTCGCCCCGCTGTTGCTCGTGACGAGCTTCGCCGCCGGCCTGCTGGGCTGCGGATCCACCCAGCAGAAGTGCAGGCCGGCGCTCTCCGGGGACCTCTCGGCCGAGGCGCCGCGGGTCGACGCCGGCGTGAAGGCGACCGTGGACGTGCGTGCCCAAGAGGTGGCCGAGCTGCGCGCCCGCGCCAAAGTGAACATCGACGCGGGTCGTTGGAGAGAGGCGCTGCCGGACCTGGAGCGCGCATTCGAGCTCTCGGGCGACGTGACGATCCTCGGCGACCTCGGCCTCGCCCTGCAGGCGGTCGGGCGCCTCGACGAAGCCTGGCTCGCGTTGCATCGATTCCGCGTGGAGGCGCGCGCGGCGTACGAGCCGGTCCGCGCGAGGATCGACGCCGCGCTCGGTGAGCTCTCGCAACAGCTCGGCGGCCTCGTGGTCGAGGGAGACCTCCCCGGCGCCCTCGTGCTCGTGCGGGGGCAGGTCGCGGCGGCATTACCCATGACCTCGCCCATTTACCTCGCGCCGGGGGACGTCTCGGTCGTGGTCCGCCCGCCCGGAAAGCCCGATTTGACGGTCCGCGCGCGTGTCGCCGTGGGCGCCGTGGCCCGCGCGAGCGCGAAGCTCGATACGCCCGACGTGGGCGTGGCCGCCGGAGGGCTCACGGGAGCCGTGGGAGGGACGGTCGGCGGGCTCGCCGGGGGGCTCACGGGCGGGCTCAAAAAGCCGGTGGGAGGTCTCACGGGAGCCGTCGGCGGAATCACGGCGCCCGTCGTCGGCGGCGTGACCGCGCCCCATGCCGGCGTCAATGCTCCGACCCCCACGATCGACGCTCCGAGTGTCGGGCTCGACGCCCCGAACCTCGGGGCCCCCATCGGCGCCGTCACGGCGCCCGTCGGCGCGGTCGGGGCGCCGGTCGTCGCGGCCACGGCGCCCGTCTGGCCGATCGTGGTCGGCGTGGGCGGGCTCGCGGTGGTGGGCGGCGCGATCGCGGCGTCGGTCGTGCATTCGGGCAGGCTCGACAATTTCGACGCGAACCTCTGCGGCACCTCGGGCGCGAGCGCCCAGTGCCCCACGATCGAATCCGGAATCAAGGTGACGACCGGGCTCCAGGTCGTGGGGTACATCCTGGGCGCCGCCGCCCTCACGACGGGCATCGTGGTCTTCGCGGTGACGCGCTCGGCGCCCGACCTCGAATGCCCGAACGTCGGACGCGCGCCGGCATTCACGCTGAAATGCGCGCCCGGCGTGGACGGCAAGGGTGGCGGCGTGGGCTGCGTCGGCACGTTCTGA
- a CDS encoding alpha/beta fold hydrolase — MTESTSRRIRVDGAELHVLTEGSGPPILVPTGCGVEFYRRTFSRRLLESHSLVYVEMRGTGESSGTPEGATYTTLADDLDAAREGLGIDRAVVMGHSNHGAIALALGLRHPEHVAAVVAVGSVPDFSRAFSVGTTRWEAEASESEKALLARKQAELLALDASATDPDELALRRYLSLHPLVWRDPTLDAGALWGGAPRGFARYMQSVIVPEAGRFSLVPALGEIPCPVLALSGRYDYVCPVELWAESIEKLPRGRLDILERSGHNPHYEEADRFDTVLLAFLRALS; from the coding sequence ATGACCGAATCCACGAGCAGGCGGATCCGCGTGGACGGCGCCGAGCTCCACGTGCTCACGGAGGGCTCGGGCCCTCCGATCCTCGTGCCCACGGGCTGCGGAGTCGAATTCTACCGCCGCACCTTCTCCCGACGGCTCCTCGAGAGCCATTCGCTCGTCTACGTGGAGATGCGCGGGACCGGCGAATCGTCGGGGACCCCCGAGGGCGCGACGTACACGACGCTCGCCGACGACCTCGACGCCGCACGCGAGGGGCTCGGCATCGATCGGGCCGTCGTCATGGGTCATTCGAACCACGGGGCGATCGCGCTCGCGCTCGGGCTGCGCCACCCCGAGCACGTCGCCGCGGTCGTCGCCGTGGGGAGCGTTCCGGATTTCAGCCGCGCATTCAGCGTGGGCACCACGCGGTGGGAGGCCGAGGCGAGCGAGAGCGAAAAGGCGCTCCTCGCCCGGAAGCAGGCCGAGCTCCTCGCCCTCGATGCGAGCGCCACGGATCCCGACGAGCTCGCGCTCCGTCGATACCTTTCCCTGCATCCGCTCGTCTGGCGCGACCCGACGCTCGACGCCGGCGCCCTCTGGGGCGGCGCTCCGAGGGGATTCGCTCGTTACATGCAATCGGTGATCGTCCCGGAGGCGGGGCGCTTCAGCCTCGTCCCGGCGCTCGGCGAGATCCCTTGCCCCGTCCTCGCCCTCTCGGGCCGATACGATTACGTCTGCCCTGTCGAGCTCTGGGCCGAGTCCATCGAGAAGCTGCCGCGCGGCCGCCTCGACATCCTCGAGCGTAGCGGGCACAATCCGCATTACGAGGAGGCGGATCGATTCGATACCGTCTTGCTCGCGTTCCTGCGCGCCCTGTCGTGA
- a CDS encoding serine/threonine protein kinase yields MQVERRSDSSWEDEPSGLPVAIGDVLDGKYRVLRVLGKGGMGVIVAATHVELGHKVALKFLLKSAVQNEEVVARFAREARAAAMIQNEHATRVLDIGRLPSGQPYMVLELLEGSDLGAHLARSGPLPIEDAVSYVLEACEAIAEAHSLGIVHRDLKPDNLFLARRPDGSRSVKVLDFGISKFSLDSESSSARGGPLTTTSAVIGSPMYMSPEQLRATRDADPRSDIWSIGVTLYELIAGEGPFPWQSLPELCAAILKDPPTPLHSRMPEVPPELDAAILRCLEKNPADRYTNVAELAVALSPFGRPGAIASSERAMRLLSRGQAADRTPNGRAALNDACTSPTLTDPRIFLSPLHSTPPVAATAVLERGAASSKWPRLPRPLSVLVVFAALVLAGGAGIRLRSVYATPEVAAAQARGGIEASLASAFAKVTPPKPSPEATETKAPPRVVEETRPAPRPAIKPPPGGWHRPRTQGATDRSPDKPPSSSAQKPNPFADRE; encoded by the coding sequence ATGCAGGTCGAGCGCAGGTCGGATTCGTCGTGGGAGGACGAGCCTTCGGGTCTGCCCGTGGCCATCGGCGACGTCCTCGATGGCAAGTATCGCGTCCTGCGTGTCCTCGGCAAAGGCGGCATGGGCGTGATCGTGGCCGCCACGCACGTCGAGCTCGGGCACAAAGTCGCGCTCAAGTTCCTGCTCAAATCCGCTGTCCAGAACGAGGAGGTCGTCGCCCGGTTCGCCCGCGAGGCCAGGGCCGCGGCCATGATCCAGAACGAACACGCGACGCGTGTCCTCGATATCGGGCGATTGCCGAGCGGCCAGCCCTACATGGTGCTCGAGCTGCTCGAGGGCTCGGACCTCGGCGCGCACCTCGCCCGCAGCGGCCCCCTCCCCATCGAAGACGCCGTCTCGTACGTGCTCGAGGCGTGCGAGGCGATCGCCGAGGCCCATTCCCTCGGCATCGTCCATCGCGACCTCAAGCCCGACAACCTGTTCCTCGCCAGGCGCCCGGACGGATCCCGCTCCGTGAAGGTGCTCGATTTTGGCATTTCCAAGTTCTCTCTCGACTCCGAATCGTCGTCGGCGCGCGGCGGGCCGCTCACGACGACGTCCGCCGTGATCGGATCGCCGATGTACATGTCGCCCGAGCAGCTCCGCGCGACGCGCGACGCCGATCCGCGCTCCGACATCTGGTCCATCGGCGTGACCCTCTACGAGCTCATCGCGGGGGAAGGACCGTTCCCCTGGCAAAGCTTGCCCGAGCTCTGCGCGGCCATCCTGAAGGACCCGCCGACGCCGCTCCATTCACGCATGCCGGAGGTGCCGCCCGAGCTCGACGCGGCCATCCTGCGTTGCCTCGAGAAAAACCCGGCCGATAGATACACGAACGTCGCCGAGCTCGCGGTCGCGCTCTCGCCCTTCGGCCGGCCCGGGGCCATCGCGTCGAGCGAACGGGCCATGCGCCTGCTCTCTCGCGGGCAGGCCGCGGATCGAACCCCGAACGGGCGCGCCGCCCTGAACGACGCGTGCACGAGCCCGACGCTGACCGATCCGCGTATCTTCTTGTCGCCCTTGCATTCGACGCCGCCCGTGGCGGCGACCGCCGTGCTCGAGCGCGGGGCCGCGTCCTCGAAATGGCCACGCTTGCCGCGGCCCCTCTCGGTCCTCGTGGTCTTCGCGGCGCTCGTCCTCGCAGGTGGCGCGGGGATCCGGCTTCGAAGCGTGTACGCGACGCCGGAGGTGGCCGCGGCGCAGGCGCGCGGCGGAATCGAGGCCTCGCTCGCCTCGGCATTCGCGAAGGTGACGCCGCCGAAGCCCTCGCCCGAGGCCACGGAGACGAAGGCGCCGCCGCGGGTCGTGGAAGAGACGCGGCCCGCGCCGCGCCCTGCGATCAAGCCCCCGCCCGGCGGCTGGCACAGGCCACGAACGCAGGGAGCGACGGACAGGTCTCCGGACAAACCTCCGTCGTCGTCCGCGCAGAAGCCGAATCCCTTCGCGGACCGCGAGTGA
- a CDS encoding C-type lectin domain-containing protein has translation MLGQALGCNAIAGIEEGVLALCEDGTRIDQTGCQGSSEGSGGAGGEGGDPSCRSCPGDCPLPWQWKSPTTGSCYLHHGDSVDWSNAREQCVELGADLAALSSAEEFWFVASVVTGDVWIGGTDREVEGTFAWSNGEPWGYTAWKEEKPGDQGNKQDCVMLSAAPGTAASFDDRPCGEKRGFLCEMKLPP, from the coding sequence GTGCTCGGCCAGGCCCTCGGCTGCAATGCGATCGCCGGCATCGAGGAGGGCGTGCTCGCGCTCTGCGAGGACGGCACGCGTATCGATCAGACGGGCTGCCAGGGCTCGTCCGAGGGGAGCGGCGGGGCGGGCGGCGAGGGCGGGGACCCCTCGTGCCGGAGCTGCCCCGGCGATTGCCCTCTGCCCTGGCAATGGAAATCGCCCACGACGGGCTCGTGTTATTTGCACCATGGCGATTCCGTCGACTGGAGCAACGCGCGTGAGCAATGCGTGGAGCTCGGCGCCGATCTCGCCGCGCTGAGCTCGGCCGAGGAGTTCTGGTTCGTGGCGAGCGTGGTGACGGGTGACGTCTGGATCGGCGGGACGGACCGGGAGGTCGAGGGCACGTTCGCGTGGTCGAACGGCGAGCCGTGGGGGTACACGGCGTGGAAGGAGGAAAAGCCCGGCGACCAGGGCAACAAGCAGGACTGCGTGATGCTCTCGGCCGCGCCGGGGACCGCGGCTTCGTTCGACGACCGGCCCTGCGGCGAGAAGCGGGGGTTTCTCTGCGAAATGAAGCTCCCGCCTTGA